From the genome of Methanofollis sp. UBA420:
TTTTCCGCGAAGATCGACTCTAAAAAACCCCAGAGAAGTATCACTTCCCGGAGAGAACTCTGGAAATTTTCTGTTCTGAAGTGCTGATGGCAGGGGACGAACGCCCGGTTATCTGAAGAAGAGAGGGCAAGTCCACCCCCGTCCTAAAGTGGGGTGGGGGACGAGGATTTCCTATTCTGTCTTCCCTGGTCCTATCCTGATTGAGGATGACCAAAGGGAGTCAAGAAAATCTTTGATTTTTGAGTTCTGTAGATATTCCCCGGATCTGATCTCCATGACGCCTGCATGTCAGAGCGTGAGGGCGTGGGCCGCGGGACACGGCGGACCAAATACGCCCGGATCTGCCTTCGAATAGGGGATCCCGCCTCCCATTCGGGGTCATACCGGGGAGATCCGGCGATCCGGGTGTATCGGCGTCCGTGCGCGAAACAGAATGAAATCCGGCAGGACTCAACGCCCTCAGGTCGCCGATATGATTGCGGGTAATGTCCCCTTCCTCCCGGCCCCCCTGGTGCCGGGGAGGAGGAGGGAGCGGGGCTGGAAAATGCCCCGATCCGGGCTCTGGAGATACCCCGATATAAGGGTTTCAACAGAGCCGATTTTTCAAAAGTCTCTCCTTCAGGAGAGATAGGTGGCAAGGTCGACAAAACCCGGGAGATCTGCCTCTTCTATCCCTGCATCCGTGGCCACCCTCTCCTCGACCGAGATCGGCGCTCCGGCCCGCAGGGCGATCGCGATCCCGTCGCTCGGCCGGCAGTCCAGACTCTCTTCGGCACCTTCCCGTGCCGAGATCAGGCGGGCATAGAAGATACCCTCACGCAGGTCATCGATGTGCAGCCTGACCACCCCGATCCCGAAGCATTCCAGCATCGCAAGGAAGAGGTCATGGGTCCCCGGGCGCGGGAGGACGTCATGGTTCAGGGCATTGTTGATCGATATCGCCTCCCACAGGCCGATATAGATGGGAATCGACCTCCCCGCCGAAAGGGCGAGGAGGACGGCCGGCACAGCCCCGGCCGCTCCGGTCGCCAGAAAGACCCCCTTCACCTGCACCTCCATCGTGCCCATAGGAGGGGGAACATCCTCATCTGAGTTAAGGGTTGTGGCAGGTCAGTGCCTGGCCACCTCGCGCTTGAGGATGCCGATGCTCGCCGCAAGGCCGACGGCGATATTGAAGTAATAGAAGATCATCCGCCAGAGGAGGACGAAAACGCCGACGATCGACGAGTTCACGAATATCCCGTAGATCGAGGTGGCGCTCACCTCGGCAATCCCGGACCCGCCCGGCGTCAGGGGGATCATCATCAGGAGGGCGATGATGATCTGGGCGATGAACGACTCCACCAGGTACGGCTTTTCCCCGAGGCCGACAAGGATGATCGAGGCGATACCAAACTCCACGATCCAGAAGAGGGCCGTGAAAACCGCTCCCCAGACAAGGCCCGCCTTCCCGTGGTTGACAAACTTGCTCAGGCCGCCATG
Proteins encoded in this window:
- a CDS encoding bifunctional nuclease family protein, whose amino-acid sequence is MGTMEVQVKGVFLATGAAGAVPAVLLALSAGRSIPIYIGLWEAISINNALNHDVLPRPGTHDLFLAMLECFGIGVVRLHIDDLREGIFYARLISAREGAEESLDCRPSDGIAIALRAGAPISVEERVATDAGIEEADLPGFVDLATYLS